The DNA sequence GTTAGATAGGCAAAATTGCAGGGGCATCGCGATGGGTGCAAGActgagggagaagaggacaCGGCGAGGTTGAGTTGTTTAcatctttcttggtctttctttcgttctttcttgtaTATGTCGGTGTTGGTGTTCTTTACATGGGTCGTCAATCTTACACTACTCATGCCTTTAGGAGGCCAAGCTTTCAGATGATATTGTCAATTGCCAATAATTCAGAGCTCCAGAGCACAACTTAATATACTGTATATCACATATAACAGCGGACAGAAAGAGAACTAGAACGCTAGAGTAGGGCCAAGTCAAGTGCAAAAAGACCTAGCGTGATTAATAAAATAGACATATAAAAACAAGCCCAATTTCGCGGCTGGATACCATTAATTCACTTCATCAGACAAGCTGCAACTGCGACACAATTTGTCTTCCCTGCCAACTTCATTCTTGAGCAACCGACTTTGATACAGGTTTAATTGTTCTGCTGGTTGTTTAAGATTCGGAGGATGGCCAGGAACAGGTTCAGAATATCCAAGTAGAGCGAGATGCTCGCGgcaatctcctcctcaacatgGTAGTGTCTCATGATTAGCTGCGTGTCAACAAGGATATAGCCCGAGAAGATCAACGCCGCCAATCCGCTGTAGATAAGCTCAACGGTAGAGCTGTTGGGGAGGAACGCAGCGACGAAGCCGAACAGGATCAAGAACCAGAGCGCACCAAACAGGTATGGCATCCAGTTCGTGAAATCGTACTTCGTCTGGCATGCGAAGAGCGTGAGCGCGACGAACATGCCGAGCGTCAGGATAAGGGCTTGCACTACGATGCGCGCGTCATAGAAGGATGTCACGACACTGATGGAGTAGGCCTCGAGAACCGTGAAAGCAGtcaggaaaagaaggttgGCCGGGTAGCTCTTGCGCTTCCAGTATGTTACGAGCATAAAACCCAAGGCACCGAAGACTGAGACGATCATCAGCCAGAAGTTGGACTGAATCCATAGGCGGTAGCTGTcgctgaagaaggagatcgagctCATGATGGTGGTCAACAGGAGCTGTGCAGTTCTGTGTGTTTGAAGCTCATGTTAGTCTTGCGATCATGCGCTTGTTTATCGAGTGAGGGATGGTTGGGATAGGGCTGGGACGTACAGGATGGCATAGACCTTCCGGACAAATTGCATCCGGATAGGTAGCGTTCCTTCTGCGACCATTCCACCGAACTAGGTTGTGTTAGCATCATTTCATAGCTGTGGCTGGTCGTCGGGAGGAATAGCGGATACGTACTTTGAAGTCATCGGGAACATTGTCGTCCTCACTGCGAGGCGCTTGTGAGTATTCGGCCGTTGCCTGATAAGATGGCGGGGGCTGAGTGTATCCGCGCTCCTCAAACGAGTCCCGCTGAGGAGCTGGCTCATATCTAGTATTAGCAGCCATGGTGCTAATAGATGCGTTGGCAGTTGACTATTCTAGGAAAAGTGCAGCATGCACGtcgatggcgaagaagtatTACAATGAGATTGAGAGATGTGAGATGAGCAATCAATGGCGGCCTACGGGAGCTTCTAGAACGTGACGTCGGAGGGAGTCACATGATGCATGGCCACTGCCTCAGGCGGAGACATACATCGGCTTGTATCTTTCTTCCACCAATATTTGGATTTCGCCCTAAAACAATATATTAGACAAACCCTCATTCTTACACGTATTTACAAGAACGACTCTCCGCACAGAACAGATCCCCTGTCGCAGACCATAGTGTCGTTCATAAAGTCCAGTCTACTCCTCTCAAGCGATGTACATGTAGAGGGTGATGTAAAATAGTAACACTGGAAAATCATACtaaatctttatatatatagtatagacatagaagcaaaaaaggattagaagagaaagaaaggcgTGTAGTGAAAGAATGTCACATATCCTAAATGAGGCCGAAATACTAATGATCAACCAAAACATATCCCCAACGCCCGTCAATGGTATAGTATTGATTGAAGAGTGGACCAAAGTAAACCTGTTTCTCTAAACCAACGGAGGCGcaaatgagaaaaaaaaaaaaaaaaaaaaaaaaaaaaaaaaggaagaggtaaagaaaggaaagagaaaagggagataGGAAACCAATGAGTGTATGGGAAGAGTAAAGAATTGGTAACAACAGAACTGAAGAGTTACCTGTCtagcagaagaaagatgccCCGCGGCATCGATAGGGTGATATCTCAATCTAATCGTTTCTAATGTGAGGCGATGAAGAGCGAGTTAGTGATGAGACAAACAATCATGACCACGACTCCGTATATTGCGAGTGCCAGACTCAGCTTCCGTAGGACGGCCTTTCGCCAATGGCGAGTCCCACGACGAAGGATGCCACTCTCGGTAAGCGATTGCGCCTGATTGTCCAGGTCATCGttatcatcaccatcatcggAAAATATGCCTTCAGCCgcttcgtcatcttctttcaTTAGTCGTTGGTGGGCAGGTGAGTCGGGCGAGGAGATCTTATAATAAAACAATCCCGGGAGAATGAAACTAATGCTGGTACTGCCGGTGCTACCGACGTACGCAAGCACCGCTTCAAGAGAAGAGACGGTCATAGCAACAACGTAACTTAGCACTAAGATTGTCGTGGTAATGACTGAAAAGCGAAGATCACTCATGGGCTCGGGTGTTCGGTTCCCTCGTGGACCTAGCAGAGGATGGCGGTGAGGCGAATTGTCGTTGCTGTTTGAAGCCTTAGGTTTCCACTTCAAAACTGCGTCAACCGAGGCGCGGCACGGGTGACATTGAAGGGGATACGAGAACATGACCAGTATAACGATGGCAGCGCGTCCAATTGTTGCCCAGAGCCCAGGGGGGTACATGCCCACGATGTTGCCTCCAACCGTGTCTCCAAACGAAAGATATCCAGTAATAGCGACAAGAATGTAAGTTGCAGCAGAACTTCCAATACTGGCAAATACAACCCCAGTCGTTCTGAAGTGACTGTTGTTTGCGATCTCGTTCAATATCGAAAACATCTGTCCGGCAATTAGAAGCATGATCTCAAACGGATGGAAAACAGGACAGGCCTATACATTCTGATGGCATGTGAATGCGAAGACAATCACAGGAAGACTGCTAAGCATCGGAACGGGACCGGCCCAGTGAATCACACGAACTGGGCCACGATCCGTCATTGTATCACCAATTACGAAGTGATAAAGaaccaaaaccaccaaatAGGCCATGGAAACCAAAGCAGCAATGCTGGTGTACTTGAGGGAATCTAACCGGCGAAGGTAAGAGAGTGGGATAACAACCAACCTGATATCTGTGGTCAGCACGAGTTGAGTTTCCAGCACAAAACAACATACATAAAAGCTGTTACCCAGAAATGCCGGTCCACCAAGAAGTCATAGTCCGGGGTGCCACCAACAAAGCCTTGCACAACCCCCGGCATCAGGTCTCCTATGATGATTAGGTAGCTGACTCCAACTCCGAAACACTTAATCGCAATGGCCGCATCGAAGATCACGGCGGCATTAGGGTAGGTAAGTTGGGATAAGGCGAAGAATGACGCCGTTCCCCGGTCCAAATACTGCGCACATCGTGACTGAAGGTAGAGACCGAATCCCGCCGTCGTTCCAGACCATAATATCACGATGACACCCAAAACGATTCCCATATGAGATATAGCCAGAGGCATAGCAAGAACACCGGCACCGATAACTAACATATTACACCGGTATTAGAAAATAGAGATTCGAACTGACCGCCTATCTGTCTACTCACTCGTATTAACCAGGTTGATCACACAGCTGATCCAGCTGGCTTGACCGTGAAACCCCGGGTCCCGTTTTCCT is a window from the Aspergillus oryzae RIB40 DNA, chromosome 6 genome containing:
- a CDS encoding Bax inhibitor-1 family protein (N-methyl-D-aspartate receptor glutamate-binding subunit); translation: MAANTRYEPAPQRDSFEERGYTQPPPSYQATAEYSQAPRSEDDNVPDDFKFGGMVAEGTLPIRMQFVRKVYAILTAQLLLTTIMSSISFFSDSYRLWIQSNFWLMIVSVFGALGFMLVTYWKRKSYPANLLFLTAFTVLEAYSISVVTSFYDARIVVQALILTLGMFVALTLFACQTKYDFTNWMPYLFGALWFLILFGFVAAFLPNSSTVELIYSGLAALIFSGYILVDTQLIMRHYHVEEEIAASISLYLDILNLFLAILRILNNQQNN
- a CDS encoding putative amino acid transporter (amino acid transporter protein); translation: MLLIAGQMFSILNEIANNSHFRTTGVVFASIGSSAATYILVAITGYLSFGDTVGGNIVGMYPPGLWATIGRAAIVILVMFSYPLQCHPCRASVDAVLKWKPKASNSNDNSPHRHPLLGPRGNRTPEPMSDLRFSVITTTILVLSYVVAMTVSSLEAVLAYVGSTGSTSISFILPGLFYYKISSPDSPAHQRLMKEDDEAAEGIFSDDGDDNDDLDNQAQSLTESGILRRGTRHWRKAVLRKLSLALAIYGVVVMIVCLITNSLFIASH